A window of Cellulosimicrobium protaetiae genomic DNA:
CTGGTCGAACTTGATCGAACGCTGGCCGTTGAGGTCGATGTGGAAGAGCTTGCCCGCCCACAGCGCCTGCGCGAGGCCGTGCGTGTAGTTGAGGCCAGCCATCTGCTCGTGACCCGTCTCCGGGTTGAGGCCCACGATGTCGCCGTTGTCGAGCTTCGCGATGAGGCCGAGCGCGTGGCCGATGGTCGGCAGGAAGATGTCGCCGCGGGGCTCGTTCGGCTTGGGCTCGAGCGCGATCTTGAGGTCGTAGCCCTTCTCCTTGATGTACGCCGCGGTGAGGTCGAGGCCCTCGGCGTAGCGCTCGTGCGCGGAGTGCAGGTCCTTGGCGCCGTCGTACTCGGTGCCCTCGCGGCCACCCCACATGACGAACGTCTTGGCGCCCAGCTCGGCCGTCAGGTCGACGTTGCGCAGCACCTTGCGCAGCGCGTAGCGGCGCACACCGCGGTCGTTCGACGTGAGGCCGCCGTCCTTGAACACCGGGTGGCTGAACAGGTTGGTCGTCACCATCTCGATGACCAGGCCCGTGTCCTGCGCCGCCTGGCGCACGGAGTCGAGGCGCTTGGTGCGCTCGGCGTCGTCGGCGCCGAACGGCACGACGTCGTCGTCGTGGAACGTGAAGCCCCACGCACCGAGGTCGGCCAGGCGGCGCACGGACTCGGCCGGGTCGAGCGCGGGACGGCTCGCGCTGCCGAACTGGTCCTGCGCGGTCCAGCCCACGGTCCACAGACCGAAGGAGAAGTTGATGTCTGTGTCGTGTCGGGTGGTCTCGTCGGCCACGGTGGTCTCCTCGTCGAGAGGGCCGTGGCGCGGTCCTCGCGCCGACGGCCTATTTTTGTCTTACGGATGAACTTATCCGCCCGGGTCGGTAAGGTCAAGACCGTGAACCGCAGCGTCGCGACCCGCACGGGTCCCCCAGCAGCCCGGCAGGCCACGCTGCGCGAGCACAACCTCGCCCTCGTCGCCCGCGCGGTCTTCGAGTCCGCCCAGCCGTGCTCGCGCGCCGACATCGCCGCCGCCAGCGGCCTCACGCGCGCGACCGTGTCGACCCTGGTGGACCGGCTCGTCGCCGCGGCCATCGTCGCCGAGCTCCCCCCGGCGACCCCGCAGCGCGCCGGACGGCCCGCGGTCCCCCTCGCGCCCGCGCCACGCTCGCTCGTCGGGCTCGGCCTCGAGGTCAACGTCGACTACCTCGGCGGCCGCGTGCTCGACCTCACCGGCACCGTCGTCGCCGAGCACGTCGACCCGGACGACCTGCACGACAGCGACCCCGCCGAGGTCCTCGCCCGGCTCGGGCGCATCGCGCAGGACCTCCTCGCGACCGTCCGCGCCGACGGCATGACCGTCGCGGGCGCCCGGCTCGCCCTCCCCGGCCTCGTCGACACGCGCGCGGGCCGGCTCGAGGTCGCGCCCAACCTCGGCTGGTCCCACCTCGATCCCGTCCGCCTCCTCGGCCTCGGCCCGGACGTCCCCGTCGAGATCGGCAACGAGGCCAAGCTCGCCGCACTCGCCCAGGCGAGCCGCGGCGTCGTGCCCGACGACGCGTCGGACCCTGCCTCCGACCCGGCGCCCTCGACGTACCTCTACGTGTCGGGCGACGTCGGCATCGGGTCCGCGATCGTCGTCGACCGCCGGCTCTTCCGCGGCCGCCACGGCTGGACGGGCGAGGTCGGGCACGTCGTCGTGGACCCGCGCGGCCCGCGCTGCCGCTGCGGCGCGACCGGCTGCCTCGAGCAGTACGCGGGCAAGGACGCGCTCCTGCGCGGGGCGGGACTGCCCGTCGACGCCCCTACCGAGACGCTCGTCGCCGCGCTCGACGCCGCGGAGCCCGCCGCGCTCGCCGTCGTCGAGCAGGCCGGGACCGCGCTCGGCAGCGCGCTCGCCGACTACGTGAACCTCGTCGACATCGACACCGTCCTGCTCGGCGGCATCTACCCCGCGCTCCTGCCGTACCTGCGCACCGCGGCCCTCGCCGAGCTGCGCACACGCGTCCTGGCCGCCCCGTGGACGGACGTCGTCCTGCTCCCCGCCCCGGTCGGCGACCACGCCGCCCTCACCGGCGGCGCGCGCGAGGTCCTGCGCGGCGTCGTCGAGGACCCGAGCGCCTGGGTCGCCGAGGACTGACCTCCGCCGAGGTAGAACCGTGGTCGGCCGAGGTAGAACCGTGGTCGGGTCTTCAGGCCCGCAGGGTCGGGTCCGCGGTGAGGGTGGTCTCGGCGCTCGGGGCTGCCGCGCCGTCACCCTGGCCGTTCGGCCGTGGGTTCTGGGAGCGCGGCTCTGACGCCCCTTCGCATCCGACCTCACCCCCACCGCTCGACCGTCACCGCGCCCTCGCCTCGTGGTCACCCCGTGCACCGCCAGGGAGACGAGATGCGGCCCGGCCCGCCGGACCGGCCGAGGCAGAACTCTTGTCACGCGAGGCAGAAGCCCGGTCCGCCGAAGTAGAACCCTGGTCCGTCGAGATAGAACCCTGGTTGGCCGAGGTAGAAGCCTGGTTGGCCGAGGTAGAACCCTGGTCATGAGGTAGAACGGCGGTTGGCCGAAGGCGACCATGGTCGGCCCCCAGTCGGGCCGGTCGCCGTCGGACATCGGTGACCCCGACAGACCCCACCACTTGCGCGGCGCGACGGCGCGACGGCGCGACGGCGGACCCGCGCGACGGCAGGACCGCGGACGACGCGGCGACCACGGCACGACCCGGACAGCGGCACCGAACCAACCCGACCCCGCGCGCAGTCGCCCGAGGCGAGCGACGACCAGGGCGAGACGACGCCGGGCGGGGTGGGTGGTGGTGCCGCGTCGTGGCTGGGCCTGGCGGGAGCCGCGAGGAACGAGCGGCGGATGGTAGACGCGGCACCACCACCCACCCCGACCACCCAACCCAGCCACGCGCCGTCGGGCACAAGAACCACGGTTCTACCTCGACCAACCACGGTTCTACCTCGGCCAACCAGAGTTCTACCTCGGCCAACCAGAGTTCTACTTCGGCGGACTGCGGCTCTACCTCGCGAGACCGGGGTTCTTCCTTGCGCGGACCGGGGTTCTACGTCCGTTGCGGGGGCGGGGCCGTGCTGGCGCGGGGGACGAGGCGGGTGGGGACCAGGCGGGTGCCGGTCTCGTGGACGCCCTCGCGGACCTGGCGGAGCACCTGCTCGACGAGCCGGCGACCGACCTCGGCGAAGTCCTGGTGGACGGTCGTGAGCGGGGGCAGGAACTCGGACGACTCGGGCAGGTCGTCGAACCCGACGACGCTCACGTCCTGCGGGACGCGCTTGCCGGAGTCGTGCAGGGCGCGCACGAGCCCGAGGGCCATCTGGTCGTTGGCGACGAAGACCGCGGTGACGTCGCCGCGCTGCGCGAGGCGCAGCCCGGCCTCGTAGCCGGACGACGGCGACCAGTCGCCCCGCTCGATGGGCGGCACGTCGCGCCCGGCCTCCTCGAGCGTCGCGCGCCAGGCGGAGGTGCGACGCTCGGCCGCGAACGAGAGCGCCGGTCCGGCGAGGTGGTGCACCGTCTCGTGGCCGAGGTCGAGCAGGTGCTGCACGGCCTGGCGCGTGCCGTCGGCCTGGTCGGTGTCCACGACCGCGTAGCTCTCGCCGGCGTCGGAGTCCGCGACGACGACCTGGACGCCGGGCGGGAGGCTGACCCGCGCGACGTCGAGGAGGTGGACCTCCATGAGCAGGATGATCGCGTCGACGGCGAGCTCCCCGAGGCGCGTGAACGCGCCGTGCACGCCGTCCTGCGTGGGCGCGGCGACGGGGATGACGGTGATGGCGTAACCCTCGGCGGCGGCGGACGTCGCGATGGCCTCGAGCGTACGGACATTGCCCGTGGTCGCGAGCGAGAAGAGGATCACGCCGATGGTGCGGAAGGAGCCGCTCTTGAGCGCGCGGGCGGCGCTGTTGGGGCGGTAGCCGAGCTCGGTCATCGCCTCGAGCACGCGCGAGCGCGTCGCCTCGACGACGCCCGGGTGCCCGTTGGAGACGCGGGAGACGGTCTGCGCGGAGACCCCGGCGACGCGCGCGACGTCGGCCATCGAGACGCGCCGTGCCGTGCGGACGGCAGCTCCCCCGGTGCGCGTCAGGGCGGGGGTCTCGTCGTCGAGCCCGTCGGTCATGGCGTCCTCGTCCTCGTGGTGTCGGCACAGTACCTGGGCCGGACCGACATCGTGGCCGGTCACGGACCAGCGTAGGCGATGTTTGCGTAAACACCGAACCTCGTGCCATGCTCATGTTTACGCAAACACCGGCGACGACCGACGTCGCCGTCCCCCGATGACGAGGACCCCCAGCATGACGACGACGTCCCCACCCGTGGCAGGGCACCGGCCACCGGTCGGCGCTCCTTCGTCCCTCCCGGCACGGCGCCGACGGCGCTCGTGGACCGGCTGGGGCTTCGTGGGTCCGTTCATGGCGGTCTTCGCGCTCGTGTTCCTCGCGCCGATCGCCTACTCGATCTACCTCAGCCTGTTCCGCACCCAGATGGTCGGCGGCACCCAGTTCGTCGGGTTCGAGAACTACGCGCGAGCGTTCTCCGACCCGCAGTTCTGGTCGGGCGTGTCGCGCGTCGGGCTGTTCCTCGTGGTCCAGGTGCCGATCATGCTGGGCATCGCCCTGCTCGTCGCCCTGGCGATCGACTCGGGCCGGCTCTACGGCCGCAACTTCTTCCGGATCTCGATCTTCCTCCCCTACGCCGTCCCGGCCGTCGTCGCGACGCTCATGTGGGGGTTCATGTACGGGACGCGGTTCGGCCTCGTCGCGAACATCAACGACGCGCTGGGGACGTCGATCGCCAACCCGCTGTCCCCGGACTGGGTGCTGCTGTCCATCGGCAACATCGTGACCTGGGAGTTCGTGGGCTACAACATGCTCATCTTCTACTCGGCGCTGCGCGTCGTGCCCACGTCGCTCTACGAGGCGGCCGAGCTCGACGGCGCGTCCCAGTGGCAGGTCGTGCGGGCCATCAAGATCCCCGCGATCCGCGGTTCGCTCGTCATCGCCACGATCTTCTCGATCATCGGCTCGTTCCAGCTCTTCAACGAGCCGAGCATCCTGCAGAGCCTCGCGCCGAACGCCATCACGACGTACTTCACCCCGAACCTGTACGCGTACTCGCTGTCGTTCTCCGGCCAGCAGTACAACTACTCGGCGACCGTCGCCATCATCATGGGCGTCCTCACGATGATCGTGGCCTACGTCGTCCAGCTGCGCGGCATGCGCAAGGAGGCCTGACGATGACCGCCACGACCCCCTCGACCCCGGCGGTCCCCGCCGGCTCCCGCACGATGACGGGCACCACGACGCGCGCCACGACGCGCAAGCCCGTCCGCCTGCGCTCGCGCGCCCCGCACAGCGTCGCCCGCCCGCGCCGCAGCGTCCTCATGACCGTCCTCACCGGGATCGTCCTGCTCTACGCGCTCGTGCCGCTGTTCTGGCTCGTCGTCAACGCGTCCAAGACGCAGTCGAGCCTGTTCAGCTCGTTCGGGCTCTGGTTCAGCGGCGACTTCGCGCTGTTCGACAACATCGCGCGCACGCTCACCTACGACGGCGGCATCTTCGGCCGCTGGTTCGCCAACACGCTGCTGTACGTCGTGCTCGGCGCCGGCGGCGCGACGTTCCTCGCCGTGCTCGGCGGGTACGCGCTCGCCAAGTTCGACTTCCCGGGCAAGCGCGGCGTCTTCGCGACGGTCATCGGCGCGGTCGCCGTGCCCGGCACCGCGCTCGCCGTCCCGACGTTCCTCATGTTCAGCCAGATGGGGCTCACCAACACCCCGTGGGCCGTCATCATCCCGTCGCTCATCTCGCCGTTCGGCCTCTACCTCATGTGGGTGTTCGCCGCGGAGTCGATCCCGACGGAGCTGCTCGAGGCGGCGCGCGTGGACGGGTCGAGCGAGGGCCGCACGTTCTTCCAGGTCTCCCTGCCGCTGCTCGCGCCCGGGATCGTCACGGTCCTGCTCTTCACCATGGTCGCGACCTGGAACAACTACTTCCTGCCGCTGATCATGCTCAAGGACCCCGACTGGTACCCCCTGACGCTCGGCCTCAACGCGTGGAACGCGCAGGCCGCGACCGCGGGCGGCGAGGCGATCTTCGACCTCGTGATCACCGGCTCGCTGCTGACGATCCTCCCGCTCGTCGCCGCCTTCCTCCTCCTCCAGCGCTACTGGCAGTCCGGCCTCGCGGCCGGCTCCGTCAAGGAGTGACGCGCCCCGCGCCGTCTCCCGCACCACCCCCGACACCCACCCCGCCCGATCCGTCTGACGACGAAGTGAGAGGAACCCTCATGTCCATCCGCACCACCCGCGCCCTGCGCGCCGTCGCCGCCACCGGCGTCGTCGCCCTCGCCCTGGCCGCCTGCAGCTCCGGCGGCGGCAACGACTCCGGCGCGGACGCCGGCTCGGCCGACGACGTCGCCGCGGCGCTCGAGGAAGGCGGCAGCCTCACGGTGTGGGCCTGGGAGCCCACGCTCGAGCAGGTCGTCACCGACTTCGAGGCCGAGTACCCGAACGTCGACGTCGAGCTCGTCAACGCTGGCACCGGCAACGACCAGTACACGGCGCTCCAGAACGCGATCGCCGCCGGCAAGGGCGTGCCCGACGTCGCGCAGGTCGAGTACTACGCGCTCCCCCAGTTCGCCCTCTCGGAGGCGCTCGCCGACCTCTCGTCGCTCGGCGCGGACCAGCTCGACGGCACGTTCACGCCCGGCCCGTGGAACGCCGTCCAGCAGGGTGAGGGCATCTTCGGCCTGCCCATGGACTCCGGCCCGATGGCCCTCTTCTACAACGAGGAGCTCTTCACGCAGCACGGCGTCGAGGTGCCGACGACGTGGGACGGCTTCGTCGAGGCGGCCCGTGCGCTGCACGCGGCGGACCCGAGCGTGTACATCACGAACGACACGGGCGACGCGGGCTTCACGACGTCGCTCATCTGGCAGGCCGGTGGCCAGCCGTTCCAGGTCGACGGTACGGACGTGACGATCGACCTCGCGGACGAGGGCAGCACGCAGTTCGCGGAGACCTGGCAGACGCTCATCGACGAGGACCTGCTCGCGCCGGTCAGCTCGTGGAGCGACGAGTGGTACCAGGGCCTCGGCAACGGCACGATCGCGACGCTCGCGATCGGCGCGTGGATGCCCGCGAACCTCGAGTCGGGTGTGCCCGACGGCGCCGGCAAGTGGCGCGTCGCCCCGCTCCCGCAGTGGGAGGAGGGCGCGTCGGCCAGCTCCGAGAACGGCGGCTCCGCGCTGTCCGTGACGGCCGCGAGCTCGCAGCAGGCGCTCGCCTACGGCTTCCTCGAGTACGCGAACGCTGGCGACGGCGTGCAGGCGCGCGTCGACGGCGGCGCGTTCCCGGCCACGACGGCCGAGCTGGAGTCGGACGAGTTCCAGGGCTACGAGTCCGAGTACTTCGGCGGCCAGAAGATCAACGAGGTCCTCGCGCAGTCGGCCTCCGACGTCGTCGAGGGCTGGTCGTACCTGCCGTTCCAGGTGTACGCGAACTCGATCTTCAACGACACCGTCGGCCAGGCGTACGTCTCGGGCACGACGCTCACCGACGGCCTCAAGGCCTGGCAGGACGCGTCCGTGAAGTACGGCACCGAGCAGGGCTTCACCGTCAACGAGTGACCTGATCCCCGCCGGGCGCCTGCCGGGGCGCCCGGCCGCCCCCACGGTCGCGTGGTCGTGCCTCCCGGCACGACCACGCGGCCTCCACCGGCGGCGCACCGCGTCGTCCACCGCTCTGCGAGCATCTGAGGAGCCTGCATGTCCACCCCCACCCCGTTCCGCTGGCTGCGCCGTCCCGGGCCGCACACGCCGCCGGGAACGACGGCCACGACCGTCGGAGCGACCGACGCATACGCGCCGTCGGGCCTGTCCTACGGCGCGGACTACAACCCGGACCAGTGGCCGCGCGAGGTCTGGGACGAGGACGTGCGCCTCATGCGCGAGGCGGGCGTGACGGTGGTCTCGCTCGCGATCTTCTCGTGGGCGCGGATCCAGCCGACGGAGCACACGTGGGACTTCGCGTGGCTCGACGAGATCATGGACCTGCTCCACGCGAACGGCATCACCGTCGACCTCGCGACGGCGACGGCCTCGCCGCCGCCGTGGCTCACGACCAAGCACCCGGAGATCCTGCCGCAGACGCGTACCGGCGAGACGCTGTGGCCCGGCGCGCGCCAGCAGTGGCGCCCGACGTCGCCGATCTTCCGGTCGCACGCGCTGCACCTCGTGGAGCGCATGGCCGAGCGGTACGGGGACCACCCGGCGCTCGTGGCCTGGCACGTCTCCAACGAGCTGGGCTGCCACAACGTCGACGACTTCTCCGACGACGCCGCCGCAGCCTTCCGCGCGTGGCTGCGCGAGCGCTACACGACCCTCGACGCGCTGAACGACGCGTGGGGCACGGCGTTCTGGTCGCAGCGGTACAGCGCGTGGGAGCAGATCCTGCCGCCGCGCCTCGCGGCGTCGCACCCGAACCCGACGCAGCAGCTCGACTTCAAGCGTTTCTCGTCCGACGCGCTGCGGCAATACCTGCGCGCGGAGGCCGAGATCCTGCGCCGCATCACGCCCGACGTCCCTGTGACCACGAACTTCATGGTCATGGGCGAGACGAAGGGCATGGACTACGCCGCCTGGGCGGACGAGCTCGACTTCGTGTCCAACGACCACTACGTGCTCCCCGGAC
This region includes:
- a CDS encoding LacI family DNA-binding transcriptional regulator — protein: MTDGLDDETPALTRTGGAAVRTARRVSMADVARVAGVSAQTVSRVSNGHPGVVEATRSRVLEAMTELGYRPNSAARALKSGSFRTIGVILFSLATTGNVRTLEAIATSAAAEGYAITVIPVAAPTQDGVHGAFTRLGELAVDAIILLMEVHLLDVARVSLPPGVQVVVADSDAGESYAVVDTDQADGTRQAVQHLLDLGHETVHHLAGPALSFAAERRTSAWRATLEEAGRDVPPIERGDWSPSSGYEAGLRLAQRGDVTAVFVANDQMALGLVRALHDSGKRVPQDVSVVGFDDLPESSEFLPPLTTVHQDFAEVGRRLVEQVLRQVREGVHETGTRLVPTRLVPRASTAPPPQRT
- a CDS encoding ABC transporter substrate-binding protein, giving the protein MSIRTTRALRAVAATGVVALALAACSSGGGNDSGADAGSADDVAAALEEGGSLTVWAWEPTLEQVVTDFEAEYPNVDVELVNAGTGNDQYTALQNAIAAGKGVPDVAQVEYYALPQFALSEALADLSSLGADQLDGTFTPGPWNAVQQGEGIFGLPMDSGPMALFYNEELFTQHGVEVPTTWDGFVEAARALHAADPSVYITNDTGDAGFTTSLIWQAGGQPFQVDGTDVTIDLADEGSTQFAETWQTLIDEDLLAPVSSWSDEWYQGLGNGTIATLAIGAWMPANLESGVPDGAGKWRVAPLPQWEEGASASSENGGSALSVTAASSQQALAYGFLEYANAGDGVQARVDGGAFPATTAELESDEFQGYESEYFGGQKINEVLAQSASDVVEGWSYLPFQVYANSIFNDTVGQAYVSGTTLTDGLKAWQDASVKYGTEQGFTVNE
- a CDS encoding ROK family transcriptional regulator, with product MNRSVATRTGPPAARQATLREHNLALVARAVFESAQPCSRADIAAASGLTRATVSTLVDRLVAAAIVAELPPATPQRAGRPAVPLAPAPRSLVGLGLEVNVDYLGGRVLDLTGTVVAEHVDPDDLHDSDPAEVLARLGRIAQDLLATVRADGMTVAGARLALPGLVDTRAGRLEVAPNLGWSHLDPVRLLGLGPDVPVEIGNEAKLAALAQASRGVVPDDASDPASDPAPSTYLYVSGDVGIGSAIVVDRRLFRGRHGWTGEVGHVVVDPRGPRCRCGATGCLEQYAGKDALLRGAGLPVDAPTETLVAALDAAEPAALAVVEQAGTALGSALADYVNLVDIDTVLLGGIYPALLPYLRTAALAELRTRVLAAPWTDVVLLPAPVGDHAALTGGAREVLRGVVEDPSAWVAED
- a CDS encoding carbohydrate ABC transporter permease; translation: MTATTPSTPAVPAGSRTMTGTTTRATTRKPVRLRSRAPHSVARPRRSVLMTVLTGIVLLYALVPLFWLVVNASKTQSSLFSSFGLWFSGDFALFDNIARTLTYDGGIFGRWFANTLLYVVLGAGGATFLAVLGGYALAKFDFPGKRGVFATVIGAVAVPGTALAVPTFLMFSQMGLTNTPWAVIIPSLISPFGLYLMWVFAAESIPTELLEAARVDGSSEGRTFFQVSLPLLAPGIVTVLLFTMVATWNNYFLPLIMLKDPDWYPLTLGLNAWNAQAATAGGEAIFDLVITGSLLTILPLVAAFLLLQRYWQSGLAAGSVKE
- the xylA gene encoding xylose isomerase; protein product: MADETTRHDTDINFSFGLWTVGWTAQDQFGSASRPALDPAESVRRLADLGAWGFTFHDDDVVPFGADDAERTKRLDSVRQAAQDTGLVIEMVTTNLFSHPVFKDGGLTSNDRGVRRYALRKVLRNVDLTAELGAKTFVMWGGREGTEYDGAKDLHSAHERYAEGLDLTAAYIKEKGYDLKIALEPKPNEPRGDIFLPTIGHALGLIAKLDNGDIVGLNPETGHEQMAGLNYTHGLAQALWAGKLFHIDLNGQRSIKFDQDLVFGHGDLLSAFFTVDLLENGFPNGGPTYTGPRHFDYKPSRTENEVGVWDSARANMETYRLLARKAAAYRADSRVQEAFAHSGVFELGQSTLGEGESVADLLADRTAYEEFDVDAAANRDFGFVRLNQLALEHLIG
- a CDS encoding carbohydrate ABC transporter permease — its product is MTTTSPPVAGHRPPVGAPSSLPARRRRRSWTGWGFVGPFMAVFALVFLAPIAYSIYLSLFRTQMVGGTQFVGFENYARAFSDPQFWSGVSRVGLFLVVQVPIMLGIALLVALAIDSGRLYGRNFFRISIFLPYAVPAVVATLMWGFMYGTRFGLVANINDALGTSIANPLSPDWVLLSIGNIVTWEFVGYNMLIFYSALRVVPTSLYEAAELDGASQWQVVRAIKIPAIRGSLVIATIFSIIGSFQLFNEPSILQSLAPNAITTYFTPNLYAYSLSFSGQQYNYSATVAIIMGVLTMIVAYVVQLRGMRKEA